The Megachile rotundata isolate GNS110a chromosome 8, iyMegRotu1, whole genome shotgun sequence genome has a segment encoding these proteins:
- the L gene encoding zinc finger protein Lobe isoform X9: protein MKTHDTQKPYQCTACSRGYNTAAALTSHMQSHKKHHQSQGTKKLQPQEADHGRRSVSSHSTSSPPVASSPSPSLNLAPNPKSGLKSSQGSCSTTPILTSPLKLACMYCTRDSFSCMQQLQMHVHTMHRAILNGESVATVSPSGNGSGEQLVGYHRADKSSSERLEGSGTSADHERKRGTTEKEQYENGPFACNRCTIKFSALASLRDHLLSIHGIDQYGSAALMMCPLCGIPCTSAAAYAEHYVLRHCENRRPLEARDYPETELNGGYDSNTGRSQKRREQTPTEPADLTNKHATETSYTAGTLLCGQCGAALKDFESFREHLARHLQADHRNDLRQHPCPKCDATFQDKEDMLVHLTNHYLGQVSKEYACGACNNLYPHPDLLQRHLLDSHAHHLYRCALCRDTFDTRVAIQVHFAVKHSQECRVYRCNACSTVPDLDNSPGNTTGEGKSFFRSESEMANHVRTVHAPATLSAGSPLATSPASTPGITAAAASSGPRCVFCGIFCGSELELQLHLASHSASLYRCPVCREGFAVEFLLDRHIAQAHRSGDHRATTRTASRENGRIGRSSRLQEESKSQKRGRSPASSNNNLPNQRDNNNKRANYVGPASQQCDLCERGEFANDAELQAHKKVAHSPAGKLQNKSLSNLSMSCAYCGEACRSRTELESHTRIQHASNEPGGRHKCNICDEVCPSGASLAEHKLQKHCKIRLSDSCVVCRGCLTSESQFLEHVQRHSLENVDPQQRHDASLPHLPAACVVCRQTLITDLECRLHARHHLRGSAGSRSLGSSPNPSQKPIQNPIQNPSCCLCLRDYHVDELVSLPPSHVTGGGQSLRVCKSCYVRHSQGLPILNSPYEPTRLKWSSSSKEPPRGGEGSRDKWETDRRNNTEDKTDRTNDGIRCDECGLKFEDSEQAEKHKMLEHDKIGAASNTYTCIQCQMSFSTEAKIQQHVRKDHLESSGKTSVDALRCHLCLFEASSPLQLQSHLIEHTFAGCAALSCYICQSLFTAPIGLQNHMLQEHGLGARPYDCSKCLLKFFFRAELDHHALTFHRPGDATETLQNANETKRDAAATDAVAVDQQNCKEEMITVKEELLAEAAEEDEEEINVEEQAEQDASGTFKRSDADQKFKTEIESVDSVQEKIHS, encoded by the exons ATGAAAACGCACGATACCCAGAAGCCCTACCAGTGTACGGCCTGTTCGAGAGGTTACAATACAGCGGCAGCCTTGACATCCCATATGCAATCGCACAAGAAGCATCATCAGTCCCAGGGAACGAAGAAATTGCAACCGCAAGAGGCGGATCACGGACGAAGGAGCGTCTCCTCGCACAGTACGTCCTCGCCTCCGGTAGCGAGTTCTCCGTCGCCGTCCTTGAACCTTGCTCCGAATCCAAAGTCCGGATTGAAAAGCTCTCAGGGTAGCTGCTCGACCACCCCGATCTTAACCTCTCCTCTCAAGTTGGCCTGCATGTACTGTACCAGAGACTCGTTCAGCTGCATGCAGCAGCTTCAGATGCACGTGCACACGATGCATCGCGCGATCCTGAACGGCGAGAGCGTCGCGACCGTTTCCCCGTCGGGCAACGGAAGCGGCGAGCAACTGGTCGGTTATCACCGCGCGGACAAATCGTCCTCGGAGCGGCTCGAGGGATCCGGCACGTCCGCGGATCACGAAAGAAAGCGCGGCACGACGGAGAAGGAGCAGTACGAAAACGGTCCGTTCGCGTGCAATCGATGCACGATCAAGTTTTCCGCGTTGGCCTCGTTAAGGGATCATCTCCTCTCCATACACGGAATCGACCAATACGGCTCGGCTGCGTTGATGATGTGCCCGTTGTGCGGCATCCCGTGCACCTCCGCGGCCGCGTACGCGGAACACTACGTTCTGCGACACTGCGAAAATCGACGACCGTTGGAGGCTCGCGATTACCCGGAGACCGAGTTGAACGGCGGCTACGACTCGAACACCGGCAGGAGTCAGAAGCGCAGAGAACAAACACCGACCGAGCCGGCCGATCTGACCAACAAACACGCGACCGAGACCAGTTACACGGCTGGAACTCTGCTTTGCGGTCAGTGCGGCGCGGCTCTCAAGGACTTCGAGTCGTTCAGGGAACACCTGGCCAGACATCTCCAAGCCGATCACCGAAACGACCTCAGGCAGCATCCTTGCCCAAAGTGCGACGCCACTTTTCAGGACAAGGAGGACATGCTGGTCCATCTGACCAACCATTACCTAGGCCAGGTCAGCAAGGAGTACGCCTGCGGCGCCTGCAACAACCTCTATCCTCATCCCGATCTTCTGCAGAGACATCTGCTCGACAGCCACGCTCATCATCTCTACAGATGCGCCCTGTGCAGGGACACCTTCGACACCAGGGTTGCGATACAGGTTCACTTCGCGGTGAAACACAGTCAGGAGTGCCGAGTCTATCGGTGCAACGCCTGTTCGACCGTTCCCGACCTAGACAATTCGCCCGGAAACACGACCGGGGAGGGAAAGAGTTTCTTCAGAAGCGAATCCGAGATGGCCAACCACGTGAGAACCGTTCACGCGCCGGCCACGCTCTCCGCCGGCAGTCCTCTCGCTACCAGTCCAGCTTCGACTCCTGGAATCACCGCCGCTGCCGCCTCCTCGGGACCCAGATGCGTTTTCTGCGGGATTTTCTGCGGATCCGAACTCGAGCTCCAACTTCACTTGGCCAGCCATTCCGCTAGCCTCTACAGATGTCCAGTCTGCAGAGAGGGTTTCGCGGTCGAGTTCTTGCTCGACAGGCACATCGCCCAGGCGCATCGTTCCGGCGATCATCGAGCCACGACGAGGACCGCGTCCAGGGAAAACGGACGAATCGGCAGAAGCTCGAGATTGCAGGAAGAG AGTAAATCGCAGAAAAGAGGTCGTTCCCCGGCATCGAGCAACAACAACCTTCCGAACCAACGCGACAATAACAACAAACGCGCCAACTACGTCGGGCCAGCCTCCCAGCAGTGCGATCTATGCGAGAGAGGAGAGTTCGCGAACGATGCGGAACTTCAGGCTCACAAAAAGGTCGCTCACAGCCCTGCTGGGAAACTGCAGAACAAATCGTTGTCGAATCTCAGCATGAGCTGCGCCTATTGCGGAGAGGCGTGCCGATCTCGAACCGAGCTGGAATCTCACACCAGAATCCAGCACGCTTCGAACGAACCCGGAGGACGTCACAAGTGCAACATCTGCGACGAGGTCTGCCCGTCCGGGGCCAGTCTCGCCGAGCACAAGTTGCAGAAACACTGCAAGATTCGACTGAGCGACAGCTGCGTCGTCTGTCGCGGATGCTTGACTTCGGAATCGCAGTTCCTCGAACACGTGCAAAGGCACAGCCTCGAGAACGTGGATCCTCAGCAACGGCACGACGCTTCTCTTCCCCATTTACCCGCGGCCTGCGTCGTTTGCAGACAAACGCTCATCACCGATCTCGAGTGTCGTCTTCACGCCAGACACCATCTCCGAGGTTCCGCCGGATCCCGCAGCCTCGGATCCAGTCCCAATCCTAGCCAGAAGCCGATCCAGAACCCGATCCAGAACCCGAgctgctgtctctgtctgagagATTACCACGTGGACGAGTTGGTCAGTCTGCCTCCGAGCCACGTGACCGGAGGAGGACAGTCCCTGAGGGTCTGCAAGTCCTGTTACGTTCGTCACTCGCAAGGCCTGCCTATTCTGAATTCGCCTTACGAACCGACCAGGTTAAAATGGTCGTCGAGCAGCAAGGAACCGCCTCGAGGAGGAGAGGGCTCGAGAGACAAATGGGAAACGGACCGTAGAAACAACACCGAGGACAAAACGGACCGAACGAACGACGGTATTAGATGCGACGAGTGCGGCCTCAAGTTCGAGGACTCCGAACAAGCGGAGAAACACAAAATGCTCGAGCACGACAAGATCGGAGCTGCTTCGAACACCTACACCTGTATACAGTGTCAG ATGTCCTTTTCGACCGAGGCCAAGATACAGCAACACGTGAGAAAGGATCACCTCGAGTCGTCCGGGAAAACTTCCGTGGATGCTCTCAGGTGTCATTTGTGTCTGTTCGAGGCCAGCAGTCCGTTACAGTTACAGAGTCATTTGATAGAGCACACATTCGCCGGATGCGCCGCTCTCAGCTGCTACATTTGTCAATCTCTCTTCACTGCGCCAATCGGTCTTCAG AATCACATGCTGCAAGAACACGGTTTAGGTGCCCGCCCGTACGACTGTTCCAAGTGTCTCCTCAAGTTCTTCTTCAGAGCCGAGTTGGACCATCACGCGTTAACGTTCCATCGACCCGGAGACGCAACCGAAACCCTGCAGAACGCCAACGAAACGAAAAGGGACGCCGCTGCTACTGATGCTGTTGCTGTTGACCAGCAAAATTGCAAAGAGGAGATGATCACGGTAAAAGAGGAGCTACTCGCGGAAGCTGCGGAGGAAGACGAGGAAGAAATCAACGTGGAAGAGCAAGCGGAGCAGGACGCCTCGGGAACGTTCAAACGATCGGACGCggatcaaaaatttaaaacggAGATAGAGAGCGTCGATTCCGTTCAAGAGAAAATTCATTCGTGA